A single window of Methanoculleus oceani DNA harbors:
- a CDS encoding ParA family protein codes for MLDITIVAFAHHKGGTGKTTSCLNVAGYLQKDGKSVLVVDCDPQANATTGLGINPETLELSMYDVFMNVFEGFPDTEISDVIVPTASGIDLAPATLDLVGVEPYLYSIEDRAGVLKGALAGVTDAYDFILIDTPPSMGQFVINGLVAADHTIVTLDPGTFALRGMEALSTVFGDIREMLGEDVAADFAILTRWKGSGDPVAGTGGLALFLKRIFSPVSSAEEEKERERLKAFESEVRKAFKQVFTVPYSPAIYETQQQGLPISHYAPESDAGREYRAIATALLARDENHDEDV; via the coding sequence GTGCTGGATATTACAATTGTAGCGTTCGCCCACCACAAAGGTGGCACAGGAAAGACGACATCGTGCCTCAATGTTGCAGGGTACCTCCAGAAAGACGGCAAAAGCGTTCTGGTAGTAGACTGCGACCCGCAGGCCAACGCCACCACGGGGCTCGGGATCAATCCTGAAACCCTTGAACTGAGCATGTATGACGTCTTCATGAACGTTTTTGAAGGGTTTCCCGATACTGAGATCAGTGATGTGATCGTCCCCACGGCATCAGGGATCGACCTGGCCCCGGCAACCCTCGATCTCGTGGGGGTTGAGCCTTATCTCTACAGTATCGAGGACCGGGCAGGGGTGCTCAAGGGGGCGCTCGCCGGGGTGACGGACGCCTACGACTTCATCCTTATCGATACGCCCCCGAGCATGGGCCAGTTCGTCATCAACGGCCTCGTCGCTGCGGACCACACCATCGTCACCCTCGACCCCGGCACCTTCGCCCTCAGGGGCATGGAAGCCCTGTCAACAGTCTTTGGCGACATCAGGGAGATGCTCGGGGAAGACGTCGCCGCAGATTTCGCCATCCTCACCCGCTGGAAGGGGTCGGGCGACCCGGTGGCGGGAACGGGCGGCCTTGCACTCTTCCTGAAACGGATCTTCTCACCCGTCTCCTCCGCAGAAGAGGAGAAGGAGAGGGAGCGGCTGAAAGCATTCGAATCCGAGGTAAGGAAAGCGTTCAAGCAGGTGTTCACAGTCCCATACTCACCTGCAATTTACGAAACACAGCAACAGGGGCTTCCAATCTCCCATTACGCACCCGAGAGCGACGCCGGCAGGGAATACCGGGCAATAGCAACTGCGCTTCTGGCACGGGACGAGAACCATGATGAGGATGTGTAA